Proteins encoded in a region of the Sugiyamaella lignohabitans strain CBS 10342 chromosome B, complete sequence genome:
- the TIM50 gene encoding Tim50p (Essential component of the TIM23 complex; acts as receptor for the translocase of the inner mitochondrial membrane (TIM23) complex guiding incoming precursors from the TOM complex; may control the gating of the Tim23p-Tim17p channel; GO_component: GO:0016021 - integral component of membrane [Evidence IEA]; GO_component: GO:0016020 - membrane [Evidence IEA]; GO_component: GO:0005743 - mitochondrial inner membrane [Evidence IEA,IEA,IEA]; GO_component: GO:0005744 - mitochondrial inner membrane presequence translocase complex [Evidence IEA]; GO_component: GO:0005744 - mitochondrial inner membrane presequence translocase complex [Evidence IDA] [PMID 12437924]; GO_component: GO:0005744 - mitochondrial inner membrane presequence translocase complex [Evidence IDA] [PMID 12437925]; GO_component: GO:0005739 - mitochondrion [Evidence IEA]; GO_component: GO:0005739 - mitochondrion [Evidence IDA] [PMID 16823961]; GO_function: GO:0030943 - mitochondrion targeting sequence binding [Evidence IDA] [PMID 18418384]; GO_function: GO:0030943 - mitochondrion targeting sequence binding [Evidence IDA] [PMID 19144822]; GO_function: GO:0015266 - protein channel activity [Evidence IMP] [PMID 16763150]; GO_process: GO:0030150 - protein import into mitochondrial matrix [Evidence IMP] [PMID 12437924]; GO_process: GO:0030150 - protein import into mitochondrial matrix [Evidence IMP] [PMID 12437925]; GO_process: GO:0015031 - protein transport [Evidence IEA,IEA]; GO_process: GO:0046902 - regulation of mitochondrial membrane permeability [Evidence IDA] [PMID 16763150]; GO_process: GO:0006810 - transport [Evidence IEA]) — MLRLALRSVANANIAGAAKLHSGPASARITISNAMKLATGSSSSSLRFYSSDKKKSEPVSSLLTDDILEKAGIDTNSLKKESGKTGSNESSGSAETSNAAQAESTSESVDSAESGEAGASPEQKERWKGTAKKSSDKSSTDLRRERRSNLFYAALLGMALGGGAYLARDWEENEQKSHPDISGGYSPGASFNRAKARLGDIFNYFNEPIFEKLLPDPLPEPYGRPLTLVLSLDDLLVHSEWTREHGWRTAKRPGVDYFLGYLAQYYEIVIFSSKYQVYSEKVVAALDPYRSSVSYALFREATRYRDGKVIKDLNNLNRDLGKVIIVDTDPTCYSMQPENAVPVKPWTGQRDDDGLVKLIPFLEWIATQPIKDVRPILKAFENTDMAEEYARREAIARKKFEEEFYKQNQTANWASSFLGIKPPAPPKPMMPQDYIRQEGQKGYEAFQKYLKENGEKMLAEEKQREKEILNEQKFTLNKFVTEGLPNPEEIAAIQKQKELEAQQAEMAVAKVQADK, encoded by the coding sequence ATGTTGAGATTGGCTCTTCGAAGCGTGGCTAATGCTAACATTGCTGGAGCTGCAAAATTGCACTCTGGCCCTGCCAGTGCCCGAATTACGATTTCAAATGCTATGAAACTAGCCACTGGATCAAGTAGCTCCAGCCTGAGATTTTATTCAAGcgacaagaaaaaatctGAACCCGTCTCTTCACTTTTAACAGATGATATTCTGGAAAAGGCTGGCATTGATACAAATTCACTAAAGAAAGAGTCAGGAAAGACGGGCTCTAATGAATCATCTGGATCAGCTGAGACTAGCAACGCTGCTCAAGCTGAATCCACATCAGAATCCGTTGACTCTGCTGAATCCGGTGAAGCAGGTGCAAGTCCAGAGCAAAAGGAAAGATGGAAGGGTACTGCCAAGAAGTCGAGTGACAAGTCATCTACAGATCTAAGAAGAGAGCGACGTAGCAATCTCTTTTACGCTGCTTTGTTAGGTATGGCCCTTGGAGGTGGTGCCTATTTGGCCAGAGATTGGGAAGAAAATGAGCAGAAATCACATCCCGATATTAGTGGTGGATATTCACCAGGTGCCAGTTTTAACCGTGCCAAAGCTCGTTTGGGCGATATCTTCAACTATTTTAATGAGCCAATTTTTGAGAAGCTATTGCCTGATCCTCTGCCAGAGCCATACGGACGTCCTTTAACATTGGTGTTGTCTTTAGATGACCTCTTGGTGCATTCTGAATGGACTCGTGAACATGGTTGGAGAACGGCCAAGCGTCCTGGTGTCGATTATTTTCTTGGCTACCTTGCTCAGTACTACGAGATTGTAATTTTCTCTTCCAAATACCAAGTTTATTCTGAGAAGGTTGTTGCAGCCCTCGACCCTTATAGATCATCTGTTTCATATGCCCTCTTCCGTGAAGCCACTCGTTACAGAGATGGTAAGGTTATCAAGGATCTTAACAATTTGAACCGTGATTTGGGCAAAGTAATTATTGTCGACACAGACCCTACCTGCTATTCTATGCAACCCGAGAACGCAGTTCCTGTCAAACCTTGGACTGGTCAAcgagatgatgatggacTTGTTAAGTTGATCCCATTCCTTGAATGGATTGCTACACAACCAATTAAGGATGTCCGTCCCATTCTCAAGGCCTTTGAAAACACAGACATGGCTGAAGAGTATGCTCGGAGAGAGGCTATTGCCCGTAAAAAGTTCGAAGAGGAATTttataaacaaaaccaaactGCAAACTGGGCATCGTCCTTCCTCGGAATAAAGCCTCCTGCTCCACCTAAGCCAATGATGCCCCAGGACTACATCCGACAAGAGGGTCAAAAGGGTTACGAAGCCTTCCAAAAGTACCTCAAAGAGAATGGTGAGAAGATGCTTGCTGAAGAAAAGCAACGTGAAAAGGAGATCCTTAACGAGCAAAAATTTACCCTCAATAAGTTCGTTACTGAAGGACTTCCCAACCCAGAGGAGATTGCAGCCattcagaagcagaaggaGCTGGAAGCTCAGCAGGCTGAGATGGCAGTTGCCAAAGTCCAAGCTGACAAATAG
- a CDS encoding N-acetyltransferase (predicted): MTNTFNIVEVRNSTDLEDTLKLFLKYVEYAGSLGINLAFQDISKELESMPGKYSPPTGELLLARDSTTGKPLACVGLRPLEGSYCEMKRLYVCEEARGLGLGTAMVKKIMEAGKSLGYKQIRLDTVPIMNDAVELYKKCGFETISAYYDTPLENTIFLGCQL, encoded by the coding sequence ATGACTAACACATTCAATATTGTCGAGGTCCGTAATAGCACCGACTTGGAGGACACTCTGAAgttatttttgaaatatGTCGAATATGCCGGATCACTAGGAATAAATTTGGCATTCCAGGACATTTCCAAAGAACTGGAGTCCATGCCTGGTAAATATAGCCCACCCACAGGtgagctgctgttggcgAGGGATTCTACGACTGGAAAACCTTTGGCCTGCGTCGGTTTAAGACCATTGGAAGGATCATATTGCGAAATGAAGAGGTTATATGTCTGCGAAGAAGCGAGAGGACTGGGTCTCGGGACCGCTatggtgaagaagataatGGAAGCAGGCAAAAGTCTCGGCTATAAGCAAATTCGGTTGGACACTGTTCCTATCATGAATGATGCCGTTGAGttatataaaaaatgtGGATTCGAAACTATCTCCGCATACTATGATACACCCTTAGAAAACACCATATTTTTAGGCTGTCAGTTGTAA